A window of the Streptomyces sp. NBC_00454 genome harbors these coding sequences:
- a CDS encoding bifunctional uroporphyrinogen-III C-methyltransferase/uroporphyrinogen-III synthase, with the protein MNPTSPTTSARAAVAVHGHVTFLGAGPGDPGLLTLRAVEALAAADVLIAEPEVLEVVRAHARAGVDTPQLTVADEKSAAAGVPVIRDAANLVMEAARSGRRVVRAVTGDPGLDGNAADEMLVCATEGIPFEVVPGVATAVGVPAYAGVPLSGKQGADVRFVDARNASARCWSEVGASDGILVVSATLETVSAAAAELVSAGRKPDTPLTVTVAGTTTRQRTWSATLGTIAQVFKQGKILPSPEGSRPVIAVVGEHCAAARREDLSWFESKPLFGWRVLVPRTKEQAASLSDQLRSYGAVPHEVPTIAVEPPRTPQQMERAVKGLVTGRYEWIAFTSVNAVKAVREKFEEYGLDARAFAGIKVAAVGEQTAAALVEFGVKPDLVPSGEQSAAGLLEDWPPYDPVFDPIDRVFLPRADIATETLVAGLIELGWEVDDVTAYRTVRASPPPQDTREAIKGGGFDAVLFTSSSTVRNLVGIAGKPHNVTVIACIGPATAKTAEEHGLRVDVLSPEPSVGKLAEALAAYGAARREAAKEAGENVYRPSERRPGARRRRTT; encoded by the coding sequence TTGAACCCCACAAGCCCAACCACCTCCGCACGTGCGGCCGTCGCCGTCCACGGGCACGTCACCTTCCTCGGTGCCGGCCCGGGCGACCCGGGACTGCTGACGCTTCGCGCCGTGGAGGCCCTGGCGGCCGCGGACGTACTGATCGCCGAGCCCGAGGTGCTCGAGGTCGTACGTGCGCATGCGCGCGCGGGGGTGGACACGCCTCAGCTGACGGTTGCTGACGAGAAGTCAGCAGCCGCCGGAGTCCCGGTGATCCGAGACGCCGCCAATCTTGTCATGGAGGCCGCGCGCTCCGGCAGGCGGGTCGTCCGTGCCGTCACCGGTGACCCCGGGCTCGACGGGAACGCGGCCGACGAGATGCTCGTCTGCGCGACCGAGGGCATCCCCTTCGAGGTCGTCCCGGGTGTCGCGACCGCCGTCGGCGTGCCCGCGTACGCCGGGGTGCCGCTCAGCGGCAAGCAGGGCGCCGACGTCCGGTTCGTGGACGCCCGCAACGCCTCCGCGCGCTGCTGGAGCGAGGTGGGTGCCAGCGACGGCATCCTCGTCGTCTCCGCGACGCTGGAGACGGTGTCGGCGGCCGCCGCCGAGCTGGTGAGCGCCGGGCGCAAGCCCGACACCCCGCTCACCGTGACGGTGGCCGGCACGACCACCCGCCAGCGGACCTGGAGCGCCACCCTGGGGACCATCGCCCAGGTGTTCAAGCAGGGCAAGATCCTTCCCTCGCCGGAGGGTTCGCGGCCGGTCATAGCCGTGGTCGGGGAGCACTGCGCCGCCGCGCGGCGCGAGGACCTGTCCTGGTTCGAGTCGAAGCCGCTGTTCGGCTGGCGCGTGCTCGTACCGCGCACCAAGGAGCAGGCCGCCTCGCTCTCCGACCAGCTGCGTTCGTACGGCGCGGTGCCGCACGAGGTGCCGACCATCGCCGTGGAGCCGCCGCGCACCCCGCAGCAGATGGAGCGCGCGGTCAAGGGGCTCGTGACCGGCCGCTACGAGTGGATCGCCTTCACCTCCGTCAACGCGGTCAAGGCCGTACGGGAGAAGTTCGAGGAGTACGGGCTCGACGCCCGTGCCTTCGCGGGCATCAAGGTCGCCGCCGTGGGCGAGCAGACCGCCGCCGCGCTGGTGGAGTTCGGGGTCAAGCCCGACCTCGTACCCAGCGGGGAGCAGTCCGCCGCCGGTCTGCTGGAGGACTGGCCGCCGTACGACCCGGTCTTCGACCCGATCGACCGCGTCTTCCTGCCGCGCGCCGACATCGCCACCGAGACCCTGGTCGCCGGGCTGATCGAGCTCGGGTGGGAGGTCGACGACGTCACCGCCTACCGGACCGTGCGCGCCTCGCCGCCGCCGCAGGACACCCGCGAGGCGATCAAGGGCGGCGGCTTCGACGCCGTGCTCTTCACCTCGTCGAGCACCGTCCGCAACCTGGTGGGCATCGCCGGCAAGCCGCACAACGTCACCGTGATCGCGTGCATCGGCCCGGCCACCGCCAAGACGGCGGAGGAACACGGCCTGCGGGTCGACGTCCTGTCGCCGGAGCCGAGCGTGGGCAAGCTCGCCGAAGCCCTGGCCGCGTACGGGGCCGCGCGCCGCGAGGCGGCGAAGGAGGCCGGGGAGAACGTCTACCGGCCGAGCGAGCGGCGCCCGGGGGCGCGGCGTCGCCGTACGACCTGA
- the hemB gene encoding porphobilinogen synthase — MSAYGSFPGSRPRRLRTTPAMRRMVAETRLHPSDLILPAFVREGISEPLAISAMPGVVQHTRDTLRKAAVEAVEAGVSGIMLFGVPADENKDARGTAGTEPDGILQVAIRDVKAEVGDDLVIMSDLCLDEYTDHGHCGVLDEHGRVDNDATLERYAEMAQVQADAGVHVVGPSGMMDGQVGVIRDALDETGHEDVSILAYTAKYSSAFYGPFREAVASSLQGDRKSYQQDPANARESLRELALDLEEGADMVMVKPAGPYLDILYRVAQSVDVPVAAYQISGEFAMIEAAAEKGWIERDRAILETLLGIKRAGADTILTYWATEVAGWLRSER; from the coding sequence ATGAGCGCGTACGGATCCTTCCCCGGCTCGCGGCCCCGTCGGCTGCGCACCACCCCGGCGATGCGGCGGATGGTCGCGGAGACCAGGCTGCACCCCTCGGACCTGATCCTCCCGGCGTTCGTCCGGGAGGGCATCAGCGAGCCGCTGGCCATCTCGGCGATGCCGGGCGTGGTCCAGCACACCCGGGACACGCTGCGGAAGGCCGCCGTGGAGGCGGTCGAGGCGGGGGTCTCGGGGATCATGCTGTTCGGGGTCCCGGCGGACGAGAACAAGGACGCGCGGGGCACCGCGGGCACCGAGCCCGACGGGATCCTCCAGGTCGCGATCCGCGACGTGAAGGCGGAGGTCGGCGACGATCTCGTCATCATGTCCGACCTGTGCCTCGACGAGTACACGGACCATGGCCACTGCGGGGTCCTGGACGAGCACGGCCGCGTGGACAACGACGCGACGCTGGAGCGCTACGCGGAGATGGCGCAGGTCCAGGCCGACGCGGGCGTCCACGTGGTGGGCCCGAGCGGGATGATGGACGGCCAGGTCGGCGTGATCCGCGACGCGCTGGACGAGACCGGGCACGAGGACGTCTCGATCCTCGCCTACACGGCGAAGTACTCCTCCGCCTTCTACGGGCCCTTCCGCGAGGCCGTGGCCTCGTCCCTCCAGGGCGACCGCAAGAGCTACCAGCAGGACCCGGCGAACGCCCGCGAGTCGCTGCGCGAGCTCGCCCTCGACCTGGAGGAGGGCGCCGACATGGTGATGGTCAAGCCGGCAGGCCCCTACCTCGACATCCTCTACCGGGTCGCGCAGTCCGTGGACGTCCCGGTGGCCGCGTACCAGATCAGCGGCGAGTTCGCGATGATCGAGGCGGCGGCGGAGAAGGGCTGGATCGAGCGCGACCGCGCCATCCTGGAGACCCTCCTCGGCATCAAGCGCGCGGGCGCGGACACGATCCTGACCTACTGGGCCACGGAGGTCGCGGGCTGGCTGCGGTCCGAGCGGTAG
- a CDS encoding DUF1876 domain-containing protein: protein MTTLVGWHVELEFTEEGHRTSAAALVRLGDGSEVRAHGYAMRHPSDPEQLRVGEEIAGARALMDIASQMLQKAHTEIDAATGRHSYPLH, encoded by the coding sequence ATGACCACGCTCGTCGGGTGGCATGTGGAGCTCGAATTCACCGAGGAGGGCCACCGAACCAGTGCGGCGGCCCTGGTCAGACTCGGGGACGGCTCCGAAGTACGGGCGCACGGCTACGCCATGCGTCACCCCTCCGACCCGGAGCAACTGCGGGTCGGGGAAGAGATCGCGGGCGCTCGCGCGCTGATGGACATCGCGTCCCAGATGCTGCAGAAGGCCCACACGGAGATCGACGCGGCTACGGGCCGGCACTCGTACCCGCTGCACTGA
- a CDS encoding ABC transporter permease: protein MAARTLAGRSLRISSRQPDVLITALMLPVMLMLIFVYFFGGAIDTGTTYVTYVVPGAMLLCAGFGAASTAVSVATDMKEGVIDRFRSLDIGGVPILAGHVAASVLRNLVSTGLVLAVALAIGFRPRASLSGFLAAAALLVAYITAISWLAATLGLLARTPEAAGGFTFLMMFLPYPSSAFVPIDTMPGWLHGFADHQPLTPVIESLRALLLAQPAGDAPWVALAWCAAIGVVSVALAAVLFERRTR, encoded by the coding sequence GTGGCGGCCCGCACCCTCGCCGGGCGCAGCCTGCGCATCAGCAGCCGCCAACCGGACGTCCTGATCACGGCGTTGATGCTGCCGGTCATGCTGATGCTGATCTTCGTCTACTTCTTCGGCGGAGCCATCGACACCGGGACGACCTACGTGACCTACGTGGTCCCGGGAGCGATGCTGCTCTGCGCCGGCTTCGGCGCGGCGAGCACCGCCGTCAGCGTCGCCACCGACATGAAGGAAGGCGTGATCGACCGCTTCCGATCCCTGGACATCGGCGGCGTCCCGATCCTGGCCGGGCACGTCGCGGCCTCGGTCCTGCGCAACCTCGTCTCCACCGGCCTGGTCCTGGCCGTCGCGCTCGCCATCGGCTTCCGTCCCCGGGCCTCGCTGTCCGGCTTCCTGGCCGCGGCCGCGCTCCTGGTCGCGTACATCACCGCGATCTCCTGGCTGGCCGCGACGCTCGGGCTGCTCGCCAGGACACCGGAGGCGGCGGGCGGCTTCACCTTCCTGATGATGTTCCTGCCGTACCCGTCCAGCGCGTTCGTCCCCATCGACACCATGCCCGGCTGGCTCCACGGCTTCGCCGACCACCAGCCGCTGACCCCGGTGATCGAGTCCCTCCGGGCCCTGCTCCTGGCCCAGCCGGCGGGCGACGCCCCCTGGGTGGCCCTGGCGTGGTGCGCGGCCATCGGCGTGGTGTCCGTGGCCCTGGCGGCCGTCCTCTTCGAGCGGCGGACGCGGTAG
- a CDS encoding ABC transporter ATP-binding protein, with amino-acid sequence MATNDLGIHATALTKSYGDLRVLDGVDLAVPRGSVLALLGPNGAGKTTTVRLLATLTAPDPDSGTALVAGYDITADRARVRQRISLTGQFAAVDDLQTGSEMLRTTGRLCGLSARAARSRADELLARFGLAEAAGRTAKSYSGGMRRRLDLAASLVARPEVIFLDEPTAGLDPRSRQELWDLVRELRADGTSVLLTTQYLEEADRLADRVAVLAGGRIAAEGTPAELKSRVAGHRLDLTLASRAAYDALAPRAARLAAGEGAPAPEDLTLAPEELGLSLPTDGSAAHVRSLLDALDPDHTAVDRFSVRGATLDDVFLTLTGAAP; translated from the coding sequence ATGGCCACGAACGACCTCGGCATCCACGCCACCGCCCTGACCAAGTCCTACGGCGACCTCCGCGTCCTCGACGGCGTCGATCTGGCCGTCCCGCGCGGCAGCGTCCTCGCCCTCCTCGGCCCCAACGGCGCGGGCAAGACCACCACGGTCCGCCTCCTCGCCACCCTCACCGCACCCGACCCCGACTCCGGCACCGCCCTCGTCGCGGGGTACGACATCACCGCCGACCGCGCCCGCGTCCGCCAACGCATAAGCCTCACCGGGCAGTTCGCCGCCGTCGACGACCTCCAGACCGGCTCCGAGATGCTCCGCACGACCGGCCGGCTCTGCGGACTCTCCGCCCGCGCCGCCCGGTCCCGCGCCGACGAACTCCTCGCCCGCTTCGGACTCGCCGAAGCCGCCGGACGCACGGCGAAGAGCTACTCGGGCGGCATGCGCCGCCGCCTCGACCTCGCCGCGAGCCTGGTCGCCCGGCCCGAGGTGATCTTCCTGGACGAGCCGACCGCCGGGCTCGACCCGCGCAGCCGCCAGGAGCTGTGGGACCTCGTACGGGAACTGCGCGCCGACGGCACCAGCGTGCTGCTCACCACCCAGTACCTGGAGGAGGCCGACCGGCTCGCCGACCGGGTGGCCGTCCTGGCCGGCGGACGGATCGCCGCCGAAGGCACCCCGGCGGAACTCAAATCCCGCGTGGCGGGCCACCGCCTCGACCTGACCCTCGCCAGCCGGGCCGCCTACGACGCACTGGCCCCGCGAGCGGCCCGGCTCGCGGCGGGCGAAGGCGCCCCCGCCCCGGAGGACCTCACCCTCGCCCCGGAGGAGCTCGGCCTCAGCCTGCCCACCGACGGCAGCGCCGCCCACGTCCGGTCCCTGCTCGACGCACTCGACCCCGACCACACGGCCGTGGACCGCTTCTCGGTCCGCGGCGCCACCCTCGACGACGTGTTCCTCACCCTGACGGGAGCCGCTCCGTGA